A stretch of Mastomys coucha isolate ucsf_1 unplaced genomic scaffold, UCSF_Mcou_1 pScaffold3, whole genome shotgun sequence DNA encodes these proteins:
- the LOC116074451 gene encoding popy Class I histocompatibility antigen, A-1 alpha chain-like, with product MRSPALSALLPLLLSRALALTQVREDIHSLQFFATAMTQPGLREHSFIFVGFVDDTQFLCYNNQGESQRMEPRVQWVKQMGSEYWEQQTRTVKDIEKNSLVNLREAMGVYNHSEDGSHVFQCVSGCEVGPDGLFLRGHEEHAFDGRDYLALNQDLHSWTAGDTAAQITLRKWEEAGVSEQRRSYLKGECVESLRLYLEIGKETLLRADPPKAHVTHHPRPKGDVTLRCWALGFYPADIILTWQKDGEDLTQDMDLVETRPSGDGTFQKWAAVVVPSGEEHRYTCHVQHEALTQPLILKWDPSKHTIPIMGITAGLVVLGGVFTGAVVAIAMRKRRGSCVLTLSKAHLERSDKYLTLM from the exons ATGAGAAGCCCAGCGCTTTCTGCCCTCCTACCCTTGCTGCTCTCCCGAGCATTGGCCTTGACCCAGGTTCGAGAAG ACATCCATTCCTTGCAGTTTTTTGCCACCGCCATGACTCAGCCTGGTTTGAGGGAGCATTCCTTCATCTTTGTCGGCTTCGTGGACGACACACAGTTTCTGTGCTACAACAATCAGGGGGAAAGTCAGAGAATGGAGCCGCGCGTGCAGTGGGTGAAGCAGATGGGGTCCGAGTATTGGGAGCAGCAGACTAGGACTGTAAAGGACATTGAGAAGAATTCCCTAGTGAACTTGCGGGAGGCCATGGGCGTCTACAACCACAGCGAGGATG GCTCTCACGTCTTTCAGTGTGTGTCTGGCTGCGAAGTGGGGCCAGATGGACTCTTTCTTCGTGGGCATGAGGAGCACGCATTCGACGGCCGCGATTACCTCGCCCTAAACCAGGACCTGCACTCCTGGACCGCAGGCGACACAGCGGCGCAGATCACGCTGCGCAAGTGGGAGGAGGCTGGTGTCTCTGAGCAAAGGCGATCCTACTTGAAGGGCGAGTGTGTAGAGTCGCTCCGCTTATACTTGGAGATAGGGAAGGAGACTCTGCTAAGAGCAG ATCCTCCAAAGGCACATGTGACCCATCACCCCAGACCCAAAGGTGATGTCACCCTGAGGTGCTGGGCCCTGGGCTTCTACCCTGCTGACATCATTCTGACCTGGCAGAAGGATGGAGAGGACCTGACCCAGGACATGGACCTTGTGGAGACCAGGCCTTCAGGGGATGGAACCTTCCAGAAGTGGGCAGCTGTGGTGGTGCCTTCTGGAGAGGAGCATAGATACACATGTCATGTGCAACATGAGGCACTAACTCAGCCCCTCATTCTGAAATGGG aCCCTTCTAAGCACACCATACCCATCATGGGAATCACTGCTGGCCTGGTTGTCCTTGGAGGTGTGTTCACTGGAGCTGTGGTTGCCATAGCGATGAGGAAGAGGCGAG GATCTTGTGTTCTAACTCTTTCTAAAGCACATTTGGAAAGAAGTGACAAATATCTCACGCTGATGTGA